One window from the genome of Cherax quadricarinatus isolate ZL_2023a chromosome 85, ASM3850222v1, whole genome shotgun sequence encodes:
- the LOC138855213 gene encoding uncharacterized protein, which translates to MIFRMSMIKLNETYDYESCLQRFVHVRNILRKIQRENYNTVFDDEGDEDCVSYYDEESQSYYDEESQAYYDEGSQAYYDEESQSYYNGESLSYLNEKCLS; encoded by the coding sequence ATGATCTTTCGTATGTCGATGATCAAACTTAACGAAACGTACGATTACGAAAGTTGTCTTCAGAGATTTGTCCACGTTAGAAACATTTTGAGGAAAATACAACGTGAAAACTACAATACCGTGTTTGACGATGAGGGCGACGAAGACTGTGTCTCCTATTACGACGAGGAGTCTCAGTCCTATTACGACGAGGAGTCTCAGGCCTATTACGACGAGGGGTCTCAGGCCTATTACGACGAGGAGTCTCAGTCCTATTACAATGGGGAGTCTCTCTCCTATTTGAATGAAAAATGTCTTTCATAA